From the Thermovirga lienii DSM 17291 genome, one window contains:
- a CDS encoding hypothetical protein (PFAM: Prokaryotic N-terminal methylation motif~TIGRFAM: prepilin-type N-terminal cleavage/methylation domain~InterPro IPR012902: IPR001120~KEGG: tai:Taci_1051 hypothetical protein~SPTR: Predicted protein), with product MKNKGLLSRLCKAKVKRKGFTLVEVLISMLILAIALFAIAGMFVSALVLQLSLKDRENAQLASLMVLQKLEALESIDALTVSSDVIEIEGKPYAVSWIVESEDSVGGKVFGKTLTFDVAWEGVRGEKRLSFVNTFSRSFGYTRGKRLGQEIKDGKPGYGYGDTLQDHTGPPGQNKK from the coding sequence ATGAAAAATAAGGGTTTGCTTTCACGTTTATGTAAGGCAAAAGTTAAAAGAAAAGGGTTTACTCTAGTTGAAGTTTTAATTTCAATGCTTATCCTTGCTATTGCCCTCTTTGCCATTGCCGGAATGTTTGTCAGCGCTTTAGTATTGCAACTTTCACTTAAGGATAGGGAAAACGCCCAGTTGGCGTCCCTGATGGTACTCCAAAAACTGGAAGCCCTCGAGAGCATAGATGCCTTGACGGTAAGTTCCGACGTCATCGAGATAGAAGGAAAACCTTACGCGGTTTCTTGGATAGTAGAAAGCGAAGACTCTGTTGGTGGAAAGGTTTTTGGGAAAACATTGACGTTTGATGTTGCATGGGAAGGCGTAAGAGGGGAGAAAAGACTTTCCTTTGTAAACACTTTCAGCAGAAGTTTTGGTTATACCAGAGGCAAGCGCCTGGGGCAGGAGATTAAAGATGGCAAGCCGGGGTACGGTTATGGTGACACCTTGCAAGACCACACGGGGCCCCCAGGACAAAACAAAAAATAG
- a CDS encoding phosphate uptake regulator, PhoU (PFAM: PhoU domain~TIGRFAM: phosphate transport system regulatory protein PhoU~COGs: COG0704 Phosphate uptake regulator~InterPro IPR008170~KEGG: aco:Amico_1682 phosphate uptake regulator, PhoU~PFAM: PhoU family protein~SPTR: Phosphate uptake regulator, PhoU;~TIGRFAM: phosphate transport system regulatory protein PhoU), with amino-acid sequence MANHLTGRKALDEELNSLYNKLMKLGALAEDAINKAIWALKKSDLNLADEVMRGDEELDQITQSINEQALEIIARFQPVAMDLRMIASILHMSVDLERIGDLGVSIAKIAKALSKEKLIKPLIDIPRMGEKIREMIDLALKAFVNKNPEEAKKICALDDEIDDLDKQIFRELVVLMMENPRNIEQAMQLILVSRALERAGDHVTNLCEHTVYMCTGNFIRASSYRRRIERSEEEEKRD; translated from the coding sequence ATGGCCAACCACTTGACGGGAAGAAAAGCTCTTGATGAAGAATTGAACTCCTTATACAACAAGCTTATGAAGCTCGGGGCCCTCGCCGAAGATGCCATAAACAAGGCAATATGGGCCTTGAAGAAAAGCGATTTAAATCTGGCAGATGAAGTAATGCGGGGAGACGAAGAGCTGGACCAAATCACCCAATCAATAAACGAACAGGCCCTGGAGATAATAGCCCGCTTCCAGCCTGTAGCTATGGACCTGAGAATGATAGCCTCCATACTCCACATGTCCGTCGACCTTGAGCGCATAGGTGACCTAGGAGTGAGCATAGCCAAGATTGCAAAGGCCCTGTCAAAGGAAAAGCTCATCAAGCCCCTGATCGATATACCTCGAATGGGAGAGAAAATACGAGAAATGATCGACCTGGCCTTGAAAGCCTTCGTGAACAAAAACCCCGAGGAAGCGAAGAAGATATGCGCCCTTGACGACGAGATAGATGATCTGGACAAGCAGATATTCAGGGAGCTTGTGGTATTGATGATGGAAAACCCAAGGAACATAGAGCAGGCCATGCAGCTCATTTTGGTGTCCAGAGCCCTGGAAAGAGCCGGAGATCACGTGACCAACCTCTGCGAACACACAGTCTACATGTGCACCGGCAATTTTATAAGGGCTTCCAGCTACAGAAGGCGAATAGAGCGATCAGAGGAAGAGGAAAAGAGGGATTAA
- a CDS encoding phosphate ABC transporter ATP-binding protein, PhoT family (PFAM: ABC transporter~TIGRFAM: phosphate ABC transporter, ATP-binding protein~COGs: COG1117 ABC-type phosphate transport system ATPase component~InterProIPR003593: IPR005670: IPR017871: IPR003439: IPR 015850~KEGG: tai:Taci_0092 phosphate ABC transporter, ATPase subunit~PFAM: ABC transporter related~SMART: AAA ATPase~SPTR: Phosphate ABC transporter, ATPase subunit;~TIGRFAM: phosphate ABC transporter, ATPase subunit) — MDMDKKDKIIVDNLNLFYGETHALKNIALTVPEKAVTALIGPSGCGKSTFLRCLNRMNDFIHSCRITGKVMIDGKDIYDPETDPIELRRKVGMVFQRPNPFPMSIYDNVAYGPRLHGIRNKNKLDEIVEKSLRGSALWDEVKDKLHKPATALSGGQQQRLCIARAIAVEPEVILMDEPTSALDPMATARIEELVRMLSSSYTVVIVTHNMQQAARVSDITVFFLMGEMIEYGPTQQIFTSPKDRRTEDYITGRFG; from the coding sequence ATGGATATGGATAAAAAAGACAAGATAATAGTAGACAACCTCAACTTGTTTTATGGGGAAACCCATGCCTTGAAAAATATAGCCCTTACAGTCCCTGAAAAGGCCGTAACAGCCCTTATAGGCCCTTCAGGCTGCGGCAAGAGCACCTTCTTGCGCTGCCTCAACAGGATGAACGATTTCATACATTCTTGCAGGATAACGGGCAAAGTCATGATAGATGGAAAGGACATATATGACCCTGAAACGGACCCCATAGAGCTCCGCAGGAAGGTGGGGATGGTCTTCCAGCGCCCCAACCCCTTCCCTATGTCGATATACGACAACGTGGCCTACGGCCCCAGGCTCCACGGAATCAGAAACAAGAACAAACTGGATGAGATAGTCGAAAAGAGCTTAAGGGGAAGCGCTCTGTGGGACGAGGTCAAGGACAAACTACACAAACCGGCTACGGCCCTGTCAGGGGGACAACAGCAGAGGCTTTGCATAGCCCGGGCCATAGCCGTGGAGCCAGAGGTAATCCTGATGGACGAACCCACCTCAGCCCTGGATCCCATGGCCACTGCGAGAATTGAGGAGTTGGTGAGAATGCTAAGCAGCTCCTATACCGTGGTAATAGTCACCCACAACATGCAGCAAGCTGCAAGGGTTTCGGATATAACGGTATTCTTCCTCATGGGAGAGATGATAGAGTACGGACCAACTCAACAGATATTTACATCTCCCAAGGATCGAAGGACCGAGGACTACATAACCGGTAGGTTCGGTTAA
- a CDS encoding phosphate ABC transporter substrate-binding protein, PhoT family (PFAM: Bacterial extracellular solute-binding protein~TIGRFAM: phosphate binding protein~COGs: COG0226 ABC-type phosphate transport system periplasmic component~InterPro IPR011862: IPR006059~KEGG: aco:Amico_1678 phosphate binding protein~PFAM: extracellular solute-binding protein family 1~SPTR: Phosphate binding protein;~TIGRFAM: phosphate binding protein), whose amino-acid sequence MKKFMASLAVLSMILLGLLGGVAFAEDLVINGSTTVLPIGQAAAEKFMEANPGVNVSVSGGGSGNGIKALIDGTTDVAMSSRFIKEKEVAMAVEKGRYPVPFAVAVDALLPVVHPSNPVKDLTIEQLRDIYLGKIKNWKEVGGPDKAIVAVTRDTSSGTFEVWEEKVMDKKRISPRALVVASNGAMVQTVAGNPAAIGYIGIGYLNDSVKTLTVGGIEGTAKTALDGSYLISRYLFMFTQGWPTGVTLKFINFVLSDEGQEIVASTGFIPVR is encoded by the coding sequence ATGAAGAAGTTTATGGCTTCCCTTGCTGTACTATCCATGATCCTGTTAGGCCTACTGGGAGGCGTTGCGTTCGCAGAGGACCTGGTAATAAACGGTTCAACCACCGTACTCCCCATAGGACAGGCCGCTGCCGAGAAGTTCATGGAGGCAAATCCCGGGGTCAACGTATCGGTATCTGGCGGCGGAAGCGGAAACGGCATAAAGGCTCTGATAGATGGAACCACGGACGTAGCCATGTCCTCTCGCTTCATTAAGGAAAAGGAAGTGGCCATGGCCGTTGAAAAGGGACGCTACCCCGTGCCGTTTGCCGTGGCGGTGGACGCTTTGCTTCCCGTGGTTCATCCCTCAAACCCTGTCAAAGATCTCACCATAGAGCAGTTGAGAGATATCTACCTAGGAAAAATAAAGAACTGGAAGGAAGTTGGTGGCCCAGACAAGGCCATAGTCGCCGTTACCAGGGATACCAGCTCTGGAACCTTCGAGGTGTGGGAAGAGAAGGTAATGGACAAAAAAAGGATCTCCCCCAGGGCGTTGGTAGTGGCCTCTAACGGCGCCATGGTTCAGACCGTGGCAGGAAATCCTGCCGCCATAGGCTACATAGGAATAGGCTACCTGAACGACTCAGTAAAGACCCTCACCGTGGGAGGCATAGAGGGAACAGCCAAAACTGCGCTGGACGGCTCCTACCTCATATCCCGATATCTTTTCATGTTCACCCAAGGCTGGCCCACAGGCGTAACCCTCAAGTTCATCAACTTCGTCCTGAGCGATGAAGGACAGGAGATAGTCGCATCTACAGGGTTCATCCCCGTTCGCTAA
- a CDS encoding phosphate ABC transporter membrane protein 1, PhoT family (PFAM: Binding-protein-dependent transport system inner membrane component~TIGRFAM: phosphate ABC transporter, permease protein PstC~COGs: COG0573 ABC-type phosphate transport system permease component~InterPro IPR011864: IPR000515~KEGG: aco:Amico_1679 phosphate ABC transporter, inner membrane subunit PstC~PFAM: binding-protein-dependent transport systems inner membrane component~SPTR: Phosphate ABC transporter, permease protein PstC;~TIGRFAM: phosphate ABC transporter, inner membrane subunit PstC) — MKDTLRGDKVPQITIKIISIIGVAIMLFILSFLVKESVPILKEVSLLHLLMGMEWYPTYDPPDFGMLPLIVGSLSVTLVASFIAVPLSIMLAVFLSEVCPNKLKELLKPVIEILGFFPSVVLGFIGMVVIAPWMIEHLDAYSGLNLLNAASLMGIMIIPTVTSLAEDSLSSIPKDLRDASYALGATRLETITKVVLPAALPGILQAILLGVMRAVGETMVVLMAAGGAAIIPISLMDPVRPLTSAIAAEMGETPVGSIHYHALFFAGLLLLLLTLGLNLLALRVERRARRF; from the coding sequence ATGAAGGACACTCTCAGAGGAGACAAAGTTCCTCAGATAACCATAAAAATCATATCCATTATTGGGGTAGCCATTATGCTCTTCATTCTCTCCTTCCTTGTGAAGGAAAGCGTCCCCATACTAAAGGAGGTATCCCTATTACACCTCCTCATGGGAATGGAATGGTACCCCACATACGACCCCCCAGACTTCGGCATGCTGCCCCTCATAGTGGGCTCCTTGTCAGTGACCTTGGTAGCGTCCTTCATTGCAGTGCCTCTAAGCATCATGCTGGCAGTCTTCCTCTCGGAAGTTTGCCCCAATAAACTGAAAGAACTGCTCAAACCGGTTATAGAAATCTTGGGGTTCTTCCCATCGGTCGTGCTGGGCTTCATAGGCATGGTGGTGATAGCACCATGGATGATAGAACACCTGGATGCCTACTCAGGACTGAACCTCCTCAATGCAGCCAGTCTAATGGGAATAATGATCATACCAACGGTCACATCTCTTGCCGAGGACAGCCTTTCAAGCATCCCCAAAGACCTCAGGGACGCATCCTACGCTCTAGGGGCTACAAGACTTGAGACCATAACCAAAGTAGTCCTGCCCGCGGCCTTGCCGGGCATCCTGCAGGCCATACTGCTAGGCGTCATGAGGGCTGTGGGAGAGACCATGGTGGTTCTCATGGCAGCTGGAGGCGCCGCCATCATACCTATCTCCCTGATGGATCCCGTAAGGCCTCTTACGTCCGCCATAGCGGCAGAGATGGGTGAAACACCAGTAGGCTCAATCCACTACCATGCTCTGTTCTTCGCTGGGCTTCTCCTTCTGCTTTTGACGCTAGGACTCAACCTCTTGGCCTTGCGTGTAGAACGACGAGCAAGGAGGTTTTAA
- a CDS encoding multi-sensor signal transduction histidine kinase (PFAM: HAMP domain; Histidine kinase-, DNA gyrase B-, and HSP90-like ATPase; His Kinase A (phosphoacceptor) domain; PAS fold~COGs: COG5002 Signal transduction histidine kinase~InterProIPR004358: IPR003661: IPR003594: IPR003660: IPR 013656: IPR005467~KEGG: aco:Amico_1684 multi-sensor signal transduction histidine kinase~PFAM: ATP-binding region ATPase domain protein; histidine kinase A domain protein; histidine kinase HAMP region domain protein; PAS fold-4 domain protein~SMART: ATP-binding region ATPase domain protein; histidine kinase A domain protein~SPTR: Multi-sensor signal transduction histidine kinase) produces MRTLKGKMTDLVAIIVVLVLLSGWFLIGKNVEDQLYKQAESSLASLTEVLSAEIENYGIQGLIANVDRWKDENSSRVTIITFDGRVLYDNKVPVEELDDHGSRPEVREAILKGFGKDLRYSRSVKDQSLYMAKSVADKDGNLYVLRISLPLSYMDQAIFEARKSLLFSLLAAGLIALIMGIFFSRQISKPLEDLTNEALKSERGKLSIGKKTNILEVFKLAEALEGMSSKLDKTLQDLKREQSYLESLLDSLPIGVMVIDKNSKIRYANNSIAYALREAPKLSKGLPFQSVIKVPELITLLEKSFKGEDSTIVFTSINKTERYLQAQSLSIEWGVMVVVTDMTERVLLEEARKAFIADASHELQTPLTIIRGAAELLMENEKMEPKEAKELAKKIITQQERMTGLVDDLLLLSRLEARPHEPKWEDVDLAVLLKNLVNEGKNLPAAEKIRLEYLGPQEAPTKGDAEELRRAFWNLLENAIKYTRKRFQDRDGGKVVLSLEKEEGHWIITVDDNGIGVPYELKDIIFERFQRGEKDRSREASKTGGYGLGLAIAQKIIKSHGGTINLEDKEEGALFRVKLPSG; encoded by the coding sequence ATGAGAACTCTCAAAGGTAAGATGACCGATTTAGTCGCCATAATAGTGGTTTTGGTCCTCCTCTCAGGATGGTTTCTTATAGGTAAAAATGTAGAAGACCAACTGTACAAGCAGGCAGAAAGTTCCCTTGCCTCCCTAACGGAGGTATTGTCGGCCGAGATAGAAAATTACGGCATTCAAGGCTTGATCGCCAATGTCGATAGATGGAAGGACGAAAATTCAAGCCGAGTAACCATTATAACCTTCGATGGAAGGGTACTTTACGACAACAAAGTGCCCGTTGAGGAGCTAGACGATCACGGTTCCAGGCCCGAAGTCAGAGAGGCCATACTCAAGGGATTTGGAAAGGACTTGCGATACAGCCGCAGCGTCAAAGACCAGTCCCTCTACATGGCAAAAAGCGTAGCGGACAAGGATGGCAATTTGTACGTACTTAGAATATCCCTGCCTCTCTCGTACATGGACCAAGCCATATTCGAAGCACGGAAAAGTTTACTTTTTTCCCTTCTTGCTGCTGGACTCATAGCTCTAATAATGGGGATTTTTTTCTCCCGCCAGATATCCAAGCCTCTTGAGGACCTGACTAATGAAGCCTTGAAGAGCGAAAGAGGAAAGCTATCCATAGGCAAGAAAACCAACATACTGGAGGTTTTCAAACTGGCTGAGGCATTGGAGGGCATGTCTAGCAAGCTGGACAAGACCTTACAGGATTTAAAGAGGGAGCAGAGCTATCTTGAATCTTTGTTGGATTCCCTACCCATAGGCGTAATGGTCATTGATAAAAACAGTAAGATAAGATATGCCAACAACTCTATAGCCTACGCCTTACGGGAGGCCCCCAAACTTTCCAAGGGGTTGCCTTTCCAGAGCGTAATAAAGGTTCCAGAACTCATAACCCTACTGGAAAAGTCTTTCAAAGGCGAAGATTCAACGATCGTTTTCACTTCTATAAACAAAACGGAGCGCTACCTCCAGGCCCAAAGCCTCTCCATAGAGTGGGGCGTCATGGTAGTGGTGACCGACATGACCGAAAGAGTACTCCTGGAGGAAGCAAGAAAGGCCTTCATAGCTGACGCAAGCCACGAACTGCAAACCCCCCTCACCATAATAAGAGGGGCTGCAGAGCTACTTATGGAAAACGAAAAAATGGAACCCAAAGAAGCAAAAGAGCTAGCTAAAAAGATCATAACCCAACAGGAAAGAATGACCGGCCTGGTGGACGACCTTTTACTTCTATCCCGACTCGAAGCCAGACCCCACGAGCCAAAGTGGGAGGACGTAGATCTTGCCGTCTTACTCAAAAACCTGGTAAACGAAGGTAAAAACCTACCTGCAGCGGAGAAGATACGCTTGGAATACTTGGGCCCCCAAGAGGCACCAACGAAGGGAGACGCCGAGGAACTGAGGCGAGCCTTCTGGAACCTGCTGGAGAACGCCATAAAGTACACCAGGAAACGTTTCCAGGACAGAGATGGAGGCAAAGTTGTCCTCTCTTTGGAAAAAGAAGAAGGGCATTGGATCATCACGGTGGACGATAACGGGATAGGCGTACCTTACGAGCTAAAGGACATCATATTTGAAAGATTCCAAAGGGGAGAAAAGGACCGCTCAAGAGAAGCCTCAAAAACCGGTGGGTACGGTCTGGGACTTGCCATAGCTCAGAAGATAATCAAGTCTCACGGTGGGACCATTAACCTCGAAGATAAAGAAGAAGGGGCTCTCTTCCGCGTCAAGCTCCCCAGTGGATAA
- a CDS encoding two component transcriptional regulator, winged helix family (PFAM: Response regulator receiver domain; Transcriptional regulatory protein, C terminal~COGs: COG0745 Response regulators consisting of a CheY-like receiver domain and a winged-helix DNA-binding domain~InterPro IPR001789: IPR001867~KEGG: aco:Amico_1683 two component transcriptional regulator, winged helix family~PFAM: response regulator receiver; transcriptional regulator domain-containing protein~SMART: response regulator receiver~SPTR: Two component transcriptional regulator, winged helix family) produces the protein MQSERILVVEDEEALSDILSDALKRHGYKVEKAFDGDTGLEMAENLLPDLIILDIMLPKMDGWEVCRRLKGNPKTSNIPIILLTARRDERDVVAGLDLGADDYIRKPFSLIELMARVRSVLRRSKTKSTESPSIQIGPLEMDFEKQVVTLDGKTLDLSPTEYHLLEILAQNPGRVLSREELLAKGWGYYLGDSRTVDVHISRLRRKLEKDPENPKILHTVRGRGYMIKWEEKAHENSQR, from the coding sequence ATGCAATCTGAGCGCATCCTTGTGGTGGAGGATGAGGAGGCTCTCTCCGACATCTTGTCAGATGCCCTCAAGCGCCACGGGTACAAAGTAGAAAAGGCCTTCGATGGAGATACGGGACTTGAAATGGCAGAAAACCTCCTGCCCGACCTCATCATATTGGATATAATGCTCCCTAAAATGGACGGCTGGGAAGTGTGCCGAAGATTGAAAGGGAATCCAAAGACCTCTAACATTCCCATAATCCTGCTGACTGCCAGGAGGGACGAACGAGACGTCGTGGCTGGACTAGATTTGGGAGCCGATGACTACATACGTAAGCCCTTCTCATTGATAGAGCTCATGGCAAGGGTCAGAAGCGTACTGAGAAGGAGCAAGACCAAAAGCACAGAAAGTCCTTCTATTCAAATAGGACCTCTGGAAATGGATTTTGAAAAACAGGTAGTAACCCTTGATGGAAAGACATTGGACTTGAGCCCTACGGAATACCACCTTTTAGAGATCCTGGCCCAAAACCCTGGCCGGGTCCTATCCCGAGAGGAGCTTCTGGCCAAGGGATGGGGCTACTATCTTGGAGACAGCAGGACCGTGGACGTTCACATTTCAAGGTTGAGAAGGAAGCTAGAGAAAGATCCTGAAAACCCAAAGATCCTGCATACCGTTCGGGGAAGGGGATATATGATCAAGTGGGAGGAAAAAGCGCATGAGAACTCTCAAAGGTAA
- a CDS encoding phosphate ABC transporter membrane protein 2, PhoT family (PFAM: Binding-protein-dependent transport system inner membrane component~TIGRFAM: phosphate ABC transporter, permease protein PstA~COGs: COG0581 ABC-type phosphate transport system permease component~InterPro IPR005672: IPR000515~KEGG: aco:Amico_1680 phosphate ABC transporter, inner membrane subunit PstA~PFAM: binding-protein-dependent transport systems inner membrane component~SPTR: Phosphate ABC transporter, permease protein PstA;~TIGRFAM: phosphate ABC transporter, inner membrane subunit PstA): MNARIIKDKAATAILWASMILVGLVLAGIILFLISKGWSAISWDFLTQPPRNQMTEGGILTPLVGTLQLVVVSMAFAFPVGVFTAVYLVEYARDDAFTRLLRLAVRSLAGVPSVVYGLFGLSFFVIFLKIGASLLSAGLTLGCLALPVIVGASESALMAVPQDYRDASYAMGATRWQTIRKVVLPAAFPSIITGAILSVGRVAGETAPIIFTGAAFFAPNIAKSLFDQIMALPYHILVLATAGTNIDKTRPIQYGTALVLLALVLGVTLIGVIWRAHLRSRSRSLK, translated from the coding sequence ATGAACGCCAGAATCATCAAAGATAAAGCAGCAACTGCCATTCTTTGGGCTTCCATGATCTTGGTGGGGCTCGTGCTTGCTGGGATAATCCTGTTTTTGATCTCCAAGGGGTGGAGCGCCATAAGCTGGGACTTTTTGACCCAACCTCCAAGGAACCAGATGACCGAAGGAGGCATCCTGACTCCTCTGGTGGGAACATTACAACTTGTCGTCGTATCCATGGCCTTTGCCTTTCCCGTAGGGGTTTTCACAGCCGTGTATCTAGTAGAATACGCAAGAGATGATGCCTTTACAAGGCTTCTAAGGCTTGCCGTAAGAAGCCTGGCTGGAGTGCCATCGGTAGTATACGGCCTCTTCGGTCTAAGCTTTTTCGTCATTTTTCTGAAGATAGGAGCAAGCCTTCTGTCAGCTGGACTCACTCTGGGTTGTCTGGCCCTTCCTGTGATAGTTGGAGCTTCCGAATCGGCTCTCATGGCGGTACCTCAGGACTACAGGGACGCATCTTACGCCATGGGTGCCACGCGATGGCAGACCATAAGGAAAGTGGTCCTGCCCGCGGCCTTTCCTTCCATAATAACTGGTGCTATCTTGAGTGTGGGACGAGTGGCAGGAGAGACAGCGCCTATAATATTCACCGGGGCTGCATTCTTCGCTCCAAACATAGCCAAGAGCCTGTTCGACCAGATAATGGCCCTGCCCTACCACATTTTGGTACTGGCTACCGCGGGGACCAACATAGATAAGACCCGTCCCATCCAATATGGGACTGCCTTGGTGCTTTTGGCTTTGGTTTTAGGAGTTACCTTGATAGGAGTTATATGGAGGGCTCACTTAAGAAGCAGGAGCCGAAGTCTAAAATAG
- a CDS encoding hypothetical protein (TIGRFAM: prepilin-type N-terminal cleavage/methylation domain~InterPro IPR012902: IPR001120~KEGG: tai:Taci_1050 hypothetical protein~SPTR: Putative pilin domain protein) has product MITTVKRKGVSLVELLIVILLLGIIMGAVVGFLSLFLSHFEVSSSGAKARQRAEMVLSVLNDPVSHAGLGMQISTDDFKESFEGIYDLAVTEEKFPSSLHVSDDNEKLYLVYGKPTGLSVVEKDVTANTIKVNGPISLVADFDWIVFPTGEVPYKVEIVDDYSKEITLSGKENLESVALFDEVYQVKFMEAYVDEDGFHAVDPRTGESVDVKGIKTFQVTYFSDMKVLLVEVEGYGAEGAREENEWLAVSWRVRNL; this is encoded by the coding sequence TTGATAACTACCGTGAAGCGTAAGGGAGTATCGCTAGTAGAACTACTAATTGTCATATTGCTTTTAGGGATAATAATGGGGGCGGTGGTGGGGTTTCTGTCGCTGTTTTTATCTCACTTTGAGGTTTCCTCTTCGGGCGCAAAGGCAAGGCAAAGGGCAGAAATGGTTCTTTCTGTTTTGAATGACCCTGTGTCCCATGCGGGATTGGGGATGCAAATATCTACAGATGACTTTAAAGAAAGTTTTGAAGGCATATATGACCTTGCTGTAACTGAGGAAAAGTTTCCTTCTTCCCTTCATGTAAGCGATGACAACGAAAAGCTTTACCTGGTGTACGGGAAGCCTACGGGGTTATCTGTCGTAGAAAAGGATGTGACCGCCAACACGATAAAGGTCAATGGCCCCATATCTCTTGTCGCAGATTTCGATTGGATCGTGTTTCCCACAGGAGAGGTCCCCTATAAAGTTGAGATTGTGGATGATTATTCAAAGGAAATTACCCTGTCTGGTAAGGAAAATTTAGAAAGCGTCGCTCTGTTTGATGAAGTTTATCAGGTCAAGTTTATGGAGGCCTACGTTGATGAGGATGGATTCCACGCAGTAGATCCTCGTACTGGAGAAAGTGTGGACGTTAAAGGTATAAAGACCTTTCAAGTCACATATTTTAGCGATATGAAAGTCCTGCTAGTAGAGGTAGAAGGTTACGGGGCTGAAGGCGCAAGAGAAGAGAATGAATGGCTGGCAGTCTCTTGGAGAGTGAGGAACCTATGA